A single region of the Zootoca vivipara chromosome 2, rZooViv1.1, whole genome shotgun sequence genome encodes:
- the LOC118081278 gene encoding zinc finger protein 239-like, protein MGLGPDPASRLFLPSYLLTFQVSGRHLEAAVTFPRKEETLFQNSQRHLDGEFYPEKKEETSVMGDDRQESEDEVEPREVSAKRGERLEMPEKAGAQNCSETEEGNWWGDHNGDSSMIPVQNEKDSGKREYNCPICESTFSSELNLEGHQRTHTGEKPYRCLECGKSFNWSTNLIRHQIIHRGEKPYKCTECRKSFNWSTHLIRHQRIHTGEKPYICLECGKSFSSSTSLAYHQKTHTGEKPYKCSDCSMSFCVKSSLMRHQRIHTGEKPYSCFDCGMNFTAKSDLTLHQRVHTGEKPYKCSECGKKFGRRINLTSHQRTHTGERPYKCSECGKSFRNTSHLLRHRRIHTGEKPYKCLACGRQFSRCEQLTSHQRIHIGENP, encoded by the exons atgggccttgggcctgatccagcgtCCAGACTCTTCTTACCTTCTTACCTGCTGACATTTCAGGTGTCGGGGCGGCACCTGGAGGCGGCAGTGACTTTCCCCAGGAAAGAGGAAACTTTGTTCCAAAATTCCCAGCGGCACCTCGATGGGGAGTTTTAtccagagaagaaagaggaaacaaGCGTGATGG GTGACGATAGGCAGGAGAGCGAGGATGAGGTGGAACCTCGGGAAGTATCGGCAAAAAGAGGCGAGCGTCTGGAGATGCCCGAGAAAGCTGGAGCTCAAAATTGCTCAGAGACAGAGGAGGGAAATTGGTGGGGTGATCATAATGGGGATTCGTCTATGATCCCAGTTCAAAATGAGAAAGACAGTGGGAAGAGAGAGTATAATTGCCCTATATGTGAGAGCACCTTCAGTAGTGAATTAAACCTGGAGGgacaccagcgaactcacaccggggagaagccatataggtgtctggagtgtggaaagagcttcaattgGAGCACGAATCTGATTAGACATCAGATAATACACAGAGGGGAGAAACCTTACAAATGCACAGAGTGTCGTAAGAGCTTCAACTGGAGCACACACCTTATAagacatcagagaatccacaccggggagaagccgtacatatgcctggagtgtgggaagagcttcagttcGAGCACGAGCCTGGCGTACCACCAGaaaacccacacaggggagaagccgtacaaatGCTCAGACTGCAGCATGAGTTTCTGCGTCAAATCCAGCCTTATGagacatcagagaatccacacgggggagaagccgtacaGTTGCTTCGACTGCGGAATGAACTTCACGGCCAAGTCGGACCTCACTCTGCACCAGAgggtccacacgggggagaagccgtacaaatGCTCCGAGTGCGGGAAGAAGTTTGGCCGGAGGATAaacctcacttcccatcagagaactcacacgggggagaggCCGTACAAATGCTCCGAGTGCGGGAAAAGCTTTCGTAACACGTCGCACCTCCTTCGGCACAGGCggatccacacgggagagaagccttaTAAATGTCTGGCCTGCGGGAGGCAGTTTAGTCGGTGCGAgcaactcacttcccatcaaagaattcacattGGGGAGAATCCCTAA